From Nerophis lumbriciformis linkage group LG13, RoL_Nlum_v2.1, whole genome shotgun sequence, one genomic window encodes:
- the LOC140679326 gene encoding uromodulin-like isoform X1, with protein MSFIAGHKALQVYLLLCPSRCRCEMMRMGSFSSCHEYLDPEPYIEACNNTLCRYPNTDGLRCQFLWAYDQACSLVTHSTTEHTEGWREEAYCPHNHTFCNHTHCVHHEFCASGINGQINCFCRAKFACEYRDNQTLGGPTICEDNTATLVLPSCLLEEKGFDYRDLHLKDDTCRGHRDTHHMVAFTFNSSRNACGAVITVNDTTVLYKNAIIGENTTNIVSFFDEFHMNFSCYQNQPERQSMTFRLKDNSVMQRVVSDSWDYTLIMKAYLDADRQRLVRYNTEIQLNQTVYIELKTEGLDGGAVALVTDSCWATNGSYSDGPVRHELITDGCPSSADDTIEVNINGVGVSNFFNFNMFRFAGDNYELSLHCDIHLCAKQSQICAPNCSGPSKRRRRRSARSKYAHRSAAIISMTWTN; from the exons ATGTCTTTTATTGCTGGACATAAAGccctgcaggtgtacctattgttaTGTCCTTCCCGCTGCAGATGTGAGATGATGCGCATGGGCAGCTTCAGCTCCTGCCACGAGTACCTCGACCCAGAACCGTACATCGAGGCCTGCAACAACACGCTGTGCCGCTACCCCAACACGGACGGACTCCGGTGCCAGTTCCTGTGGGCCTACGACCAAGCCTGTAGTCTGGTCACGCATTCAACAACGGAACACACGGAGGGCTGGAGGGAGGAGGCTTACTGCC CTCACAATCACACCTTCTGCAATCACACACATTGTGTGCATCACGAGTTCTGTGCCAGCGgcatcaacggtcaaatcaactgcTTTTGCCGGGCCAAGTTTGCCTGCGAGTACAGAGACAACCAAACTTTAG GCGGTCCGACAATCTGCGAGGACAACACGGCGACTCTGGTTCTGCCCAGTTGTCTCCTGGAGGAGAAGGGCTTTGACTACCGTGACCTGCACCTCAAAGACGACACGTGCCGAGGCCACAGGGACACGCACCACATGGTGGCCTTCACGTTCAACAGCAGCCGGAACGCCTGCGGGGCCGTGATCACG GTCAACGACACCACAGTTCTGTACAAGAACGCCATCATCGGCGAGAACACCACCAACATCGTCTCGTTCTTTGACGAGTTCCACATGAACTTTTCCTGTTACCAGAACCAGCCGGAGCGCCAGAGCATGACCTTCAGACTTAAAGACAA CTCTGTCATGCAGCGCGTGGTTTCCGACTCTTGGGACTACACGCTGATCATGAAGGCCTACTTGGACGCTGACCGCCAGCGCCTGGTGCGGTACAACACTGAAATCCAGCTGAACCAGACCGTCTATATAGAACTGAAGACGGAAGGCCTGGATGGCGGCGCCGTGGCCTTGGTGACCGACTCCTGCTGGGCCACCAACGGCTCGTATAGTGACGGGCCTGTGAGACACGAGCTGATCACTGACGG ATGTCCCAGCTCTGCCGATGACACCATCGAGGTAAACATCAACGGAGTGGGAGTGTCCAACTTCTTCAACTTCAACATGTTCCGCTTTGCCGGTGACAACTACGAGCTCTCCCTGCACTGTGACATTCACCTGTGTGCCAAGCAGAGCCAGATATGCGCCCCG
- the LOC140679326 gene encoding uromodulin-like isoform X2 has product MATRELETSLRCEMMRMGSFSSCHEYLDPEPYIEACNNTLCRYPNTDGLRCQFLWAYDQACSLVTHSTTEHTEGWREEAYCPHNHTFCNHTHCVHHEFCASGINGQINCFCRAKFACEYRDNQTLGGPTICEDNTATLVLPSCLLEEKGFDYRDLHLKDDTCRGHRDTHHMVAFTFNSSRNACGAVITVNDTTVLYKNAIIGENTTNIVSFFDEFHMNFSCYQNQPERQSMTFRLKDNSVMQRVVSDSWDYTLIMKAYLDADRQRLVRYNTEIQLNQTVYIELKTEGLDGGAVALVTDSCWATNGSYSDGPVRHELITDGCPSSADDTIEVNINGVGVSNFFNFNMFRFAGDNYELSLHCDIHLCAKQSQICAPNCSGPSKRRRRRSARSKYAHRSAAIISMTWTN; this is encoded by the exons ATGGCAACAAGGGAGCTTGAGACGAGCTTACG ATGTGAGATGATGCGCATGGGCAGCTTCAGCTCCTGCCACGAGTACCTCGACCCAGAACCGTACATCGAGGCCTGCAACAACACGCTGTGCCGCTACCCCAACACGGACGGACTCCGGTGCCAGTTCCTGTGGGCCTACGACCAAGCCTGTAGTCTGGTCACGCATTCAACAACGGAACACACGGAGGGCTGGAGGGAGGAGGCTTACTGCC CTCACAATCACACCTTCTGCAATCACACACATTGTGTGCATCACGAGTTCTGTGCCAGCGgcatcaacggtcaaatcaactgcTTTTGCCGGGCCAAGTTTGCCTGCGAGTACAGAGACAACCAAACTTTAG GCGGTCCGACAATCTGCGAGGACAACACGGCGACTCTGGTTCTGCCCAGTTGTCTCCTGGAGGAGAAGGGCTTTGACTACCGTGACCTGCACCTCAAAGACGACACGTGCCGAGGCCACAGGGACACGCACCACATGGTGGCCTTCACGTTCAACAGCAGCCGGAACGCCTGCGGGGCCGTGATCACG GTCAACGACACCACAGTTCTGTACAAGAACGCCATCATCGGCGAGAACACCACCAACATCGTCTCGTTCTTTGACGAGTTCCACATGAACTTTTCCTGTTACCAGAACCAGCCGGAGCGCCAGAGCATGACCTTCAGACTTAAAGACAA CTCTGTCATGCAGCGCGTGGTTTCCGACTCTTGGGACTACACGCTGATCATGAAGGCCTACTTGGACGCTGACCGCCAGCGCCTGGTGCGGTACAACACTGAAATCCAGCTGAACCAGACCGTCTATATAGAACTGAAGACGGAAGGCCTGGATGGCGGCGCCGTGGCCTTGGTGACCGACTCCTGCTGGGCCACCAACGGCTCGTATAGTGACGGGCCTGTGAGACACGAGCTGATCACTGACGG ATGTCCCAGCTCTGCCGATGACACCATCGAGGTAAACATCAACGGAGTGGGAGTGTCCAACTTCTTCAACTTCAACATGTTCCGCTTTGCCGGTGACAACTACGAGCTCTCCCTGCACTGTGACATTCACCTGTGTGCCAAGCAGAGCCAGATATGCGCCCCG